The Xanthomonas sp. DAR 34887 genome has a segment encoding these proteins:
- a CDS encoding ExeM/NucH family extracellular endonuclease, giving the protein MRLLPPILALLLVAGAPAAQALTPPQMVPIGQLRPADSAQGVVFEGVVTARVQAGGDGYLVQDAGDGDPLTADALLVQGDPDATLVPGDRVRVWGELAPRRAPSPASAGTPFAGRSVRAAGHTVLARAQPLPLQVLDAVPADWSALAGMRVRIDAPLTVVDTDALAKAGVLGVAFGGRLWQPSEIAAPGSAELAAANADNARRLLLLGDAGAHAPDSLPAYLGTGETAATLRAGTTLQGMEGIVGGVVDGAARLYPTAPLQLTAAPVPAPPQVAGTLRVAAFNLENFFNGDGRGGGFPTLRGARTAAEFRAQLAKLVATIRPLQADVAALMELENDGYGPTSAIATLVTALNAGDGGDWRFVDAGRGPGDNPIRVGLIYRASRVSPVGKPAVLEGGPFAAHSRVPLAQAFRRGNGQPFVVVANHFKSKGCGEAAADDADRGDGQGCWNATRTDSARRLDAWLRTDPTGSGSSASVLLGDFNAYAMEDPLRLLRDAGWRDALAQAHVEQPYSFIYKGLSGRLDHALLSPALAPRLRGAAEWHINADAPDADGYRDRNVPGPVRSSDHDPLLLGFEL; this is encoded by the coding sequence ATGCGCCTGTTGCCCCCGATATTGGCGTTGCTGCTGGTTGCCGGCGCACCCGCCGCGCAGGCGTTGACGCCGCCGCAGATGGTGCCGATCGGGCAGCTGCGGCCGGCCGACAGCGCGCAGGGCGTGGTGTTCGAAGGCGTGGTCACCGCGCGCGTGCAGGCCGGCGGCGACGGTTATCTGGTGCAGGACGCCGGCGACGGCGATCCGCTCACCGCCGACGCGCTGCTGGTGCAAGGCGATCCCGACGCCACGCTGGTACCGGGCGACCGGGTGCGGGTCTGGGGCGAGCTGGCGCCGCGGCGCGCGCCGAGCCCGGCGTCCGCGGGCACGCCGTTCGCCGGGCGCAGCGTGCGCGCCGCCGGGCATACCGTGCTGGCGCGCGCGCAGCCGCTGCCGCTGCAGGTGCTCGACGCCGTACCGGCCGATTGGTCGGCGCTGGCGGGCATGCGCGTGCGCATCGATGCGCCGCTGACCGTGGTCGATACCGATGCGCTGGCCAAGGCCGGCGTACTCGGCGTCGCCTTCGGCGGGCGCCTGTGGCAGCCCTCCGAGATCGCCGCGCCGGGCAGCGCCGAGTTGGCCGCGGCGAATGCCGACAATGCGCGGCGCCTGCTGCTGCTGGGCGACGCCGGCGCGCACGCGCCCGACAGCCTGCCCGCCTATCTGGGCACCGGCGAAACCGCCGCGACGCTGCGCGCCGGCACCACGCTGCAGGGGATGGAAGGCATCGTCGGCGGCGTGGTCGATGGGGCGGCGCGGCTGTATCCGACCGCGCCGTTGCAGCTGACCGCGGCGCCGGTGCCGGCGCCGCCGCAGGTCGCCGGCACGCTGCGCGTGGCCGCGTTCAACCTGGAGAACTTCTTCAACGGCGACGGCCGCGGCGGCGGTTTCCCGACCCTGCGCGGCGCGCGCACCGCAGCCGAATTCCGGGCGCAGCTGGCCAAGCTGGTCGCCACCATCCGTCCGTTGCAGGCCGATGTCGCCGCGCTGATGGAACTGGAGAACGACGGGTATGGGCCGACCTCGGCGATCGCCACGTTGGTAACCGCACTCAATGCCGGCGACGGCGGCGACTGGCGCTTCGTCGATGCCGGGCGCGGGCCGGGCGACAACCCGATCCGGGTCGGCCTGATCTACCGCGCCTCGCGGGTCAGCCCGGTCGGCAAGCCGGCGGTGCTGGAAGGCGGCCCGTTCGCCGCGCACAGCCGGGTACCGCTGGCGCAGGCGTTCCGGCGCGGCAACGGGCAGCCGTTCGTGGTCGTCGCCAACCACTTCAAGTCCAAGGGCTGCGGCGAGGCGGCTGCCGACGATGCCGACCGCGGCGATGGCCAGGGCTGCTGGAACGCCACCCGCACCGACTCCGCGCGGCGCCTGGATGCGTGGCTGCGCACCGATCCCACCGGCAGCGGCAGCAGCGCCAGCGTGCTGCTGGGCGACTTCAACGCCTACGCGATGGAAGACCCGCTGCGCCTGCTGCGCGACGCCGGCTGGCGCGATGCGTTGGCGCAAGCGCATGTCGAGCAGCCTTACAGCTTCATCTACAAGGGCTTGAGCGGCCGCCTGGACCATGCCCTGCTGAGCCCGGCGCTGGCACCGCGGCTGCGCGGCGCCGCCGAATGGCACATCAATGCCGACGCGCCCGACGCCGACGGCTATCGCGACCGCAACGTGCCGGGTCCCGTGCGCAGTTCCGATCACGATCCCTTGCTGCTCGGCTTCGAGCTTTGA